A stretch of the Desulforamulus ferrireducens genome encodes the following:
- the flhF gene encoding flagellar biosynthesis protein FlhF, which produces MKIKKYTVNEMQEAIQLIKQDLGPEAVIVSSHRIRGKGWLGWFKKMLEVTAVLDDVPVPPVVKTLPPPLPSEQSLFPEPVRQVAQDRSKPQVVKYSEHQVMRSQFQDSEAYNGPITRVKLPETSFQPLLDHALLQMAEDDLGTKANRVESRDSNNPVYQRWLERLLDMDVQKGVARSLLEAVLRDIKTQNSDDIDDIIEMALINKVTEVLKSAYRREEDARFMTFVGQPGVGKTTTLSKLATRFQLLQKKKVALISLYTYRYGATDQLKVYGDTIDVPVEVVVTPAELLQAIEKHQDKDHILIDTVGRTSKNIGQVLELKGFLEVIPGEQDVFLVLNASTKDRDLFRTIRDFKIAHFNKFIFTKTDETETLGSVLNVVSRTGLPVAYYTDGQSIPDDLEKAYPKKLANLLFRSAEQYGEPKG; this is translated from the coding sequence TTGAAAATAAAAAAATATACAGTAAATGAGATGCAGGAAGCCATTCAATTAATTAAGCAAGACCTGGGCCCTGAGGCTGTTATTGTTAGCAGCCATCGCATTAGGGGCAAGGGCTGGCTAGGGTGGTTTAAAAAAATGCTGGAAGTAACCGCTGTCCTGGATGATGTGCCGGTACCGCCTGTTGTAAAAACTCTACCACCACCTTTACCATCTGAGCAAAGCTTGTTTCCGGAGCCTGTGCGTCAGGTTGCACAGGACAGAAGCAAGCCACAGGTTGTTAAGTATAGCGAACATCAAGTAATGCGCAGTCAGTTTCAGGACTCCGAGGCCTATAACGGTCCAATTACCAGGGTTAAGCTACCCGAGACCAGCTTTCAGCCTCTACTGGACCATGCATTATTGCAAATGGCTGAAGATGACCTGGGAACGAAGGCGAATAGAGTTGAATCACGGGATAGTAACAATCCTGTTTACCAGCGATGGCTGGAAAGATTATTAGATATGGATGTTCAAAAGGGAGTGGCCAGATCATTATTGGAGGCTGTTTTAAGGGACATCAAGACGCAGAACTCCGATGACATTGATGACATTATTGAGATGGCTTTAATCAATAAGGTTACCGAGGTACTAAAATCTGCCTACCGGCGGGAAGAGGATGCCAGGTTTATGACCTTTGTAGGTCAACCGGGGGTGGGCAAAACCACCACCTTAAGCAAGCTAGCTACTCGCTTCCAGCTTTTGCAGAAAAAGAAAGTGGCTCTGATTAGCCTTTATACCTATCGCTATGGTGCCACCGACCAGTTAAAGGTTTATGGTGATACCATAGATGTGCCGGTGGAAGTGGTGGTGACCCCGGCAGAGTTACTGCAAGCCATCGAAAAGCATCAGGATAAGGATCATATCTTGATTGATACTGTAGGTCGTACATCAAAGAATATCGGTCAAGTACTGGAGCTAAAGGGCTTTCTGGAGGTCATACCGGGGGAGCAGGATGTTTTTCTGGTGCTTAACGCCAGTACTAAGGATCGGGACTTGTTTAGAACCATTCGTGATTTTAAGATTGCTCATTTTAATAAATTTATCTTTACTAAGACAGATGAAACGGAAACACTTGGCTCCGTGCTAAATGTGGTGAGCCGCACCGGTTTGCCTGTGGCATATTATACAGATGGCCAGAGCATTCCTGATGATTTGGAAAAGGCTTATCCCAAGAAACTAGCGAATTTACTTTTTAGGAGTGCCGAACAATATGGGGAGCCTAAGGGATAA
- a CDS encoding flagellar basal body-associated FliL family protein, whose amino-acid sequence MAAPQETAPRVQNKKFFTVRTLLIILIILVLLTGLGVGGYIFYAGTTGTVRVAGPNPQKMATYSMGSLLVNLADPGGSNFMRLTPVLEYEQNKQNKKLGEELSQKKAALQDCIIRVIRKKKLTDVQPPESIDKVAAEIKEEVNKNLHEGEIYRVYFSEYLTQ is encoded by the coding sequence TTGGCGGCTCCACAGGAAACAGCACCTCGGGTGCAAAATAAGAAATTCTTTACCGTAAGAACCCTGTTGATTATTTTGATTATTTTAGTACTGCTGACAGGGTTGGGCGTAGGGGGTTACATCTTTTATGCAGGCACCACCGGCACAGTTAGGGTTGCAGGCCCAAATCCCCAAAAAATGGCTACCTATAGCATGGGCAGTTTGCTGGTGAACTTGGCTGATCCTGGCGGCAGCAATTTCATGCGACTCACCCCGGTGTTGGAATACGAGCAGAACAAGCAGAACAAAAAGCTGGGCGAAGAGCTGAGCCAGAAAAAAGCAGCCTTACAGGATTGTATTATCCGAGTTATCCGTAAGAAAAAACTGACAGATGTACAACCCCCTGAAAGCATTGATAAGGTTGCTGCGGAAATTAAGGAGGAGGTTAACAAAAACCTCCATGAAGGTGAAATTTACAGAGTCTACTTTTCGGAATATCTCACTCAGTAA
- the fliR gene encoding flagellar biosynthetic protein FliR, producing MLNLEVIIVFFLVLIRMASFIVACPLYTITGIPSLVKIGFAFTLAVLVTPLVQPPVLEFPGGPWGFGLAVLSEAGVGLALGFVCTLVFGVVRIAGALLDFQVGFAMSAVFDPISGNMNTLISRFLFFMTLVLFMNIDGHHALINALVKSYELVPLTAAGISGEITLLIIRIFADTFALAVQICAPVVAVLVITDLAMGLIGKTAPQMNIFQLGFPLKIAVGVTSLALLLPALTSVFKYIFDTLQRDLLLLLKGLA from the coding sequence GTGCTGAATTTAGAAGTAATTATCGTTTTCTTTTTGGTCTTGATCCGAATGGCCTCATTTATAGTTGCCTGTCCCCTTTATACCATTACGGGGATACCTTCCCTGGTTAAAATAGGCTTTGCCTTTACCCTGGCAGTACTGGTAACTCCTTTGGTGCAACCGCCCGTTCTGGAGTTTCCCGGCGGCCCCTGGGGCTTTGGTCTGGCGGTGCTCAGTGAGGCAGGGGTAGGTTTAGCCTTAGGCTTTGTTTGTACCCTGGTTTTTGGTGTGGTGCGCATTGCCGGTGCGTTATTGGATTTCCAAGTTGGCTTTGCCATGTCTGCGGTTTTTGACCCGATAAGCGGCAATATGAATACCTTGATATCACGGTTTCTTTTCTTTATGACCTTAGTTTTGTTTATGAATATAGATGGGCACCACGCCCTAATCAATGCCTTGGTCAAAAGCTATGAGCTAGTACCTTTAACAGCCGCTGGTATAAGTGGTGAAATAACCCTGTTAATCATTCGCATTTTTGCCGATACCTTTGCGCTGGCGGTGCAAATTTGTGCTCCGGTGGTGGCAGTGCTGGTAATTACTGATTTGGCCATGGGTCTTATAGGTAAAACAGCGCCACAAATGAATATCTTTCAACTGGGTTTTCCTTTGAAAATAGCGGTGGGGGTTACTTCCTTGGCTTTACTCTTGCCAGCTTTAACCTCCGTTTTTAAATATATTTTTGATACCCTGCAACGAGATCTACTACTCTTATTGAAGGGGTTGGCCTGA
- the fliP gene encoding flagellar type III secretion system pore protein FliP (The bacterial flagellar biogenesis protein FliP forms a type III secretion system (T3SS)-type pore required for flagellar assembly.): MISKKSSLLVFVLTALYLFLLPAGVAAEPLIPIPNINLNVETASEPQQVVDSVKLLVFLTLLSLVPAFLMMLTSFTRIVVVLSFLRNALGTQQTPPNQVLIGLALFLTIFIMSPVYREINQNAIQPYLANQLTYEQATDEAIGPLREFMSRQTREKDLALFLNIAKMDKPRNINEVPMSVMVPAFVISELKTAFQIGFIIFVPFLVIDMVVASILMSMGMFMLPPVMVALPFKLLLFVMVDGWYLVVKSLVESFR; this comes from the coding sequence ATAATCAGCAAAAAAAGTAGCCTGTTAGTTTTTGTTCTTACGGCACTGTATCTGTTTCTGCTGCCTGCAGGGGTTGCAGCGGAACCCCTTATTCCCATACCCAATATCAACTTAAATGTGGAAACTGCCAGCGAGCCACAACAAGTGGTGGACAGTGTAAAATTATTAGTATTTTTAACACTGCTGTCCTTGGTTCCGGCTTTTTTAATGATGCTGACTTCCTTTACCCGCATCGTGGTGGTGCTTTCCTTTTTGCGCAATGCCCTGGGTACCCAACAAACGCCTCCGAACCAAGTCTTGATTGGTTTGGCTTTGTTTTTAACCATCTTCATCATGTCGCCGGTTTACAGGGAGATCAACCAAAATGCCATTCAACCCTATTTAGCCAATCAATTAACCTATGAACAGGCCACGGATGAAGCAATAGGACCCTTACGTGAGTTTATGTCCCGGCAAACCAGGGAGAAGGATCTGGCTTTGTTTCTTAATATTGCCAAAATGGACAAGCCCAGGAATATTAATGAGGTGCCCATGTCGGTTATGGTACCGGCCTTTGTCATAAGTGAGTTAAAAACCGCCTTTCAGATTGGCTTTATAATTTTTGTTCCCTTTTTAGTTATTGATATGGTGGTAGCCAGTATACTGATGTCCATGGGTATGTTTATGCTGCCGCCGGTCATGGTGGCACTGCCCTTTAAATTGTTATTGTTCGTTATGGTAGACGGCTGGTACCTGGTGGTAAAATCTCTGGTGGAAAGCTTTAGGTAG
- a CDS encoding flagellar hook-basal body protein, translated as MLRSLYSGISGLKNHQVRMDVVGNNISNVNTTGYKSGRVNFMDSLSQYYSNNPAIGQNQVGTGMKIGSINNNYTQGALQNTGRTLDLAIQGNGFFAVKPEGGAAGSEKYTRDGIFFIDNQGYIVNSQGLRLQGIVAGAPGTTYDIQISDIAATPPKRVAEISISEEGVISGSYTDGTTLTFANANKIVLYNFANTEGLKKEGGNLYTKTTASGDPTLVEASSVNNNTIASGYLEMSNVDLSQEMVDMIVTQRGFQANARTITVSDTLLEELIQLKR; from the coding sequence ATGTTAAGATCGCTCTACTCCGGTATTTCTGGACTAAAAAACCACCAGGTAAGAATGGACGTGGTGGGTAACAATATCTCTAATGTTAATACCACGGGATATAAGTCGGGAAGGGTTAACTTTATGGATTCCCTGAGCCAATATTACAGTAACAACCCAGCCATAGGACAAAACCAGGTGGGTACTGGCATGAAAATTGGCAGCATAAATAATAACTACACTCAGGGTGCCTTACAGAACACAGGCAGAACCTTAGACCTAGCAATTCAAGGGAATGGTTTTTTCGCTGTCAAGCCTGAAGGAGGCGCCGCTGGTAGCGAAAAATATACAAGAGATGGTATCTTCTTCATAGATAACCAGGGTTATATAGTAAATTCACAGGGCTTAAGACTTCAAGGAATTGTAGCGGGAGCACCCGGAACAACCTATGATATTCAAATAAGCGACATAGCAGCTACACCCCCAAAACGTGTAGCAGAGATTAGTATTAGTGAGGAAGGCGTTATATCTGGCAGTTATACTGATGGTACAACACTGACCTTTGCAAACGCAAATAAGATAGTTTTGTATAACTTTGCCAATACTGAAGGATTAAAGAAGGAAGGTGGAAATTTATATACCAAAACCACTGCCTCTGGAGATCCAACCCTTGTTGAAGCCAGCTCAGTGAATAATAATACTATTGCCTCCGGCTACCTGGAAATGTCCAATGTCGATTTGTCCCAAGAAATGGTGGATATGATAGTTACCCAGCGTGGTTTCCAGGCTAACGCTCGGACAATTACAGTATCTGACACTTTATTAGAGGAACTTATTCAGCTCAAACGATAG
- the flhA gene encoding flagellar biosynthesis protein FlhA yields the protein MAAQTSLAANLKNYSDLIIAGLVIGIVLLIIIPLPPGLLDFFLILSMSLGLVIMLITMFTTEPLQFSIFPSLLLVTTLFRLSLNIASTRLILGEGAAGKVIEAFGQFVVGGNYVVGAVVFIIITVIQFVVITNGSGRVAEVGARFTLDAMPGKQMSIDADLNSGLITEDEARYKRERLQREADFFGSMDGASKFVRGDAIAGIVILLINILGGFVIGVVQMGMPMAEALRKFTILTIGDGLVAQIPALLISTAAGILVTRATSEGTFGKDISKQFSAFPKVMLLGGIILGVIGCIPAMPNLLILSIAGVLLYTSRILTREEKKKKMEQEQAEAVKAQQTQRREPENVFTYFQVDPLEIEIGYNLISLTDESQGGDLLQRLAAVRRQCAAEMGILVRPIRIRDNMQLAYNAYSIKIRGVEVASGELMPGHHLAMDPLGQDLKFNGIPTTEPTFNLPAWWVTGQDREFVELNGFTVVDCSTVLVTHLTEILKQYAHELLGRQEVKELIDVVKEKNPAVVEELIPDMMSLGEIQKVLQNLLKERVPIRDLVTILEAIADGVRLNKDPDYLTDMVRQSLARTITQRYLGDQGKLTVITLHPKLEQNIQEAIQQTQFGAYPVLEPQTVRKLLEKINVVVEDVTLRGANPVLLCSPRVRLPFRRLIERYLPNLAVLSLNEIPANIEVEAIGTVSID from the coding sequence TTGGCGGCGCAGACATCACTGGCAGCGAATTTAAAAAATTATAGCGATTTAATTATTGCCGGTCTGGTTATTGGTATTGTGCTGCTTATTATTATTCCATTACCGCCGGGGCTTTTGGATTTCTTTTTGATTTTGAGCATGTCCCTGGGTTTAGTAATCATGCTGATTACTATGTTTACCACGGAACCCTTGCAATTTTCTATTTTCCCCTCCCTTTTGCTGGTCACTACTTTGTTTAGATTATCTTTAAATATAGCCTCCACTCGCTTAATCCTGGGAGAGGGAGCAGCCGGTAAGGTAATTGAAGCCTTTGGTCAGTTCGTGGTAGGCGGTAATTATGTGGTGGGTGCGGTGGTTTTTATCATCATCACCGTGATTCAATTTGTGGTAATTACCAACGGTTCTGGCCGGGTGGCTGAAGTGGGAGCTCGTTTTACCCTGGATGCCATGCCCGGTAAACAAATGAGTATTGACGCAGATCTTAACTCCGGTTTAATTACCGAGGATGAGGCCAGGTATAAAAGGGAACGGCTGCAAAGGGAAGCTGATTTCTTTGGTTCCATGGATGGTGCCAGTAAGTTTGTCCGCGGTGATGCCATTGCCGGTATTGTTATTCTGTTAATCAATATTCTGGGTGGTTTTGTTATTGGGGTAGTGCAAATGGGTATGCCCATGGCCGAAGCACTGAGAAAATTTACCATTCTAACCATTGGTGACGGCTTGGTGGCCCAAATTCCCGCCCTGTTAATTTCCACTGCTGCCGGTATTTTAGTAACCAGAGCTACTTCTGAGGGAACTTTTGGTAAAGATATCTCCAAGCAGTTTTCCGCCTTTCCCAAAGTAATGCTCCTAGGTGGTATTATCCTAGGGGTTATTGGCTGTATCCCGGCTATGCCCAACCTTTTAATACTGTCCATAGCCGGCGTGTTGCTCTACACTTCCCGGATCTTAACCAGGGAAGAGAAAAAGAAGAAGATGGAACAGGAACAAGCAGAAGCAGTCAAGGCTCAACAGACCCAAAGAAGGGAACCGGAAAATGTCTTTACTTACTTCCAGGTAGATCCTTTGGAAATTGAAATAGGTTACAATTTGATCTCCCTAACAGACGAATCCCAGGGAGGTGACCTCCTGCAAAGATTGGCTGCGGTGCGGCGTCAGTGTGCCGCCGAGATGGGTATCCTAGTTAGGCCCATTCGTATTCGGGATAATATGCAGTTAGCCTATAATGCCTATTCCATCAAAATCAGAGGCGTGGAAGTAGCCAGCGGGGAGTTAATGCCTGGACATCATCTGGCCATGGATCCCCTGGGACAGGATCTGAAATTTAACGGCATCCCCACCACCGAGCCAACCTTCAACCTGCCTGCCTGGTGGGTAACAGGACAGGATCGGGAGTTTGTAGAATTAAACGGATTTACTGTAGTGGATTGCTCCACTGTTCTGGTAACACACCTTACCGAGATTCTTAAGCAATATGCCCACGAACTGCTGGGTAGGCAGGAAGTAAAAGAACTAATTGATGTGGTGAAGGAAAAGAACCCAGCAGTGGTGGAAGAACTTATTCCGGATATGATGTCCCTAGGTGAGATTCAAAAGGTCTTGCAAAACCTTTTGAAAGAGCGGGTACCCATCCGAGACTTGGTCACTATTCTGGAAGCCATTGCCGATGGGGTACGGCTCAATAAAGACCCCGATTATCTTACTGATATGGTACGCCAGAGTTTGGCCCGAACAATTACCCAGCGCTATCTGGGTGATCAAGGTAAACTAACGGTAATTACTTTGCACCCCAAACTGGAACAAAATATTCAAGAAGCTATTCAGCAAACTCAATTTGGGGCTTACCCGGTGCTTGAACCACAAACTGTAAGAAAACTATTGGAAAAAATTAACGTTGTGGTGGAGGATGTCACCCTCCGGGGAGCTAACCCAGTTTTGCTTTGTTCGCCCCGGGTACGTTTGCCATTTAGAAGATTAATTGAAAGATACCTACCGAACCTGGCGGTGCTGTCCTTAAATGAAATACCGGCTAACATCGAAGTGGAAGCCATAGGGACGGTGAGTATTGATTGA
- the fliQ gene encoding flagellar biosynthesis protein FliQ — MTQTYVLHLAREALMMVVILSLPTLAVAMLVGLIIGILQATTQVQEQTLSFVPKIVAVFVTLIVAAGWLLNIAVNFTTRLYEQIPHIIG; from the coding sequence GTGACCCAGACTTACGTATTACACTTGGCCCGGGAAGCCTTAATGATGGTGGTCATTTTGTCCCTGCCCACCTTGGCTGTGGCCATGTTGGTGGGGTTAATTATCGGTATTTTGCAAGCGACCACCCAGGTTCAGGAGCAAACCTTATCCTTTGTACCCAAGATTGTAGCGGTGTTTGTCACCTTGATTGTGGCTGCGGGCTGGTTGCTCAATATTGCCGTTAATTTTACCACCAGGCTGTATGAACAGATACCCCATATTATCGGCTAG
- a CDS encoding TIGR02530 family flagellar biosynthesis protein, with the protein MKTEQAEKLNQPRKLNRSGKNNPLNNVSFEELLHREVNRQQEIKFSAHAEKRLKERNIALSEQDFAKINRAVQQAAAKGSRDSLLLYGDMALVTSITNRTIITAIDSKSMEDHVFTNIDSAVIIK; encoded by the coding sequence GTGAAGACGGAACAAGCGGAGAAACTGAACCAACCACGGAAGCTAAACCGGTCGGGGAAGAATAATCCACTAAATAATGTTTCTTTTGAAGAATTACTACACAGAGAGGTAAACCGGCAACAAGAAATTAAATTTTCTGCCCATGCCGAGAAGCGCCTCAAGGAAAGGAACATCGCCCTGTCTGAACAGGATTTTGCCAAAATAAACCGGGCAGTGCAACAAGCGGCGGCTAAAGGTTCGCGGGATTCCCTGCTGCTTTACGGTGACATGGCCTTGGTTACCAGTATAACCAACCGTACAATAATAACTGCAATAGACAGTAAGAGTATGGAGGACCATGTCTTTACCAATATTGATAGTGCCGTCATCATTAAATAG
- the fliO gene encoding flagellar biosynthetic protein FliO, translating to MDSEILWLFLRLIILLPLVLGLAYVTIKYGLARTRGFSPGTSRYMRVVEYMALGPKGGLALVEIGSRYYLVALQDNNITLLKEFSDLPEPLTIPGPGSGSMADFKDILSQQMKQLIGRKGRSGSGCPENNQQKK from the coding sequence ATGGACAGTGAAATCCTTTGGTTATTTTTGAGACTAATTATACTTTTGCCACTGGTGCTAGGGTTAGCCTATGTCACCATTAAATATGGATTGGCCAGGACCAGGGGCTTTTCTCCCGGAACCTCCCGTTATATGCGGGTGGTGGAGTATATGGCTTTGGGGCCAAAGGGTGGGCTTGCTTTAGTGGAAATTGGCAGTCGGTATTATTTAGTGGCCTTGCAGGATAACAATATTACCTTGTTAAAGGAATTTTCCGACTTACCGGAACCTCTTACTATCCCAGGCCCTGGGTCTGGCTCGATGGCAGACTTTAAAGATATTTTATCCCAGCAAATGAAGCAATTAATTGGCAGGAAGGGAAGAAGCGGCAGTGGCTGTCCGGAAAATAATCAGCAAAAAAAGTAG
- a CDS encoding flagellar hook assembly protein FlgD, translated as MAEVNQTNGINSDYYYENRPKREPVKELDKNAFLQIMIAQLKYQDPTSPMDTNKFVEQMAQFTMMEQITNLNTSFNKLYSLQQISYGSSLIGHEVTVVSGENNGELVTGKVQKVTMSSDRVLVWLGDDNGQALKAYDLQQVIAVTRRATDGTEELLQSLINNAQPATDSSTGSEDGTSGETEPTTEAKPVGEE; from the coding sequence GTGGCTGAGGTGAATCAAACCAACGGAATAAACAGTGATTACTATTATGAGAATAGACCGAAACGGGAACCTGTTAAAGAACTGGATAAAAACGCTTTTTTGCAAATCATGATTGCCCAGTTAAAGTACCAAGACCCCACTAGCCCGATGGATACAAACAAGTTTGTTGAACAAATGGCACAGTTTACCATGATGGAGCAAATTACAAACCTTAATACCAGTTTTAATAAGTTGTATTCCTTACAGCAAATTAGTTATGGCTCTTCTCTGATAGGACATGAAGTAACAGTGGTAAGTGGAGAAAACAATGGAGAACTGGTAACGGGTAAGGTTCAAAAAGTTACTATGAGTTCCGATAGAGTTTTGGTTTGGTTAGGTGATGACAATGGGCAGGCTCTAAAAGCATACGATCTCCAACAGGTGATCGCGGTAACAAGGAGGGCGACAGATGGAACTGAGGAATTACTCCAATCACTTATCAATAACGCCCAACCGGCAACCGACAGTTCAACCGGAAGTGAAGACGGAACAAGCGGAGAAACTGAACCAACCACGGAAGCTAAACCGGTCGGGGAAGAATAA
- a CDS encoding FliM/FliN family flagellar motor switch protein has protein sequence MMTEKEIEAFLGELDGRTSTRGEAAIKKVRFSPLDTLPQERPIKTGLGHIEDVKVVISAELGEITMKFRDVLNLDVDSVIDLNKSAGDAINIYINDKKAALGEIIVVNDSFAVRINSMIPPKKLKRETNHGQ, from the coding sequence ATGATGACTGAAAAAGAAATAGAAGCGTTTCTGGGTGAGCTAGACGGAAGAACCTCTACCAGAGGGGAGGCGGCCATTAAAAAGGTCCGCTTCTCTCCTCTGGATACCTTGCCACAGGAGCGGCCCATCAAAACCGGTCTTGGCCACATTGAAGATGTTAAGGTGGTCATTAGTGCGGAGCTGGGTGAAATAACCATGAAGTTTCGAGATGTGCTGAATTTAGATGTAGATTCGGTCATTGACTTAAACAAATCAGCCGGTGATGCCATTAATATATATATTAATGACAAAAAGGCTGCTTTGGGGGAAATAATTGTTGTTAATGATAGTTTTGCTGTGCGCATTAACAGCATGATTCCACCCAAAAAATTGAAACGAGAGACTAATCATGGACAGTGA
- a CDS encoding MinD/ParA family protein → MPYKTAPLGARVIAITSGKGGVGKSNLVVNVAVELVRRGHRVAIFDADLGMANAEVILGLVPRYTLYDYLFNNKEIKDILEVSPQGVYLISGGSGSVELANLDLSARKRLNDGLQELDRLFDFVLVDTGAGISKTVLGFVAAAEEVLVVLTPEPTSLTDAYGLIKVLSKYHVHDQIMVVVNRAGNEKEARKTYQTMETTAKRFLQVQLTYLGFIPDDNTVVQAVKRQQPFILMAPGSVASQGVIRIVNKLLLGQEEEPRGIHSFFGKLMRLFG, encoded by the coding sequence ATGCCATACAAGACCGCCCCATTGGGTGCCCGAGTAATTGCCATAACCAGTGGCAAAGGTGGCGTGGGCAAAAGCAATTTAGTGGTTAATGTGGCTGTAGAACTAGTTCGCCGGGGGCACCGGGTAGCAATTTTTGATGCAGATTTAGGTATGGCTAACGCTGAAGTAATATTAGGCCTTGTTCCAAGATACACACTTTATGATTATTTGTTTAATAACAAGGAAATTAAGGATATTTTAGAAGTTTCACCCCAGGGTGTTTATCTAATATCCGGCGGTTCTGGATCTGTGGAATTAGCTAACCTGGATTTATCCGCTCGCAAAAGGCTAAATGATGGATTACAAGAATTAGACAGACTATTTGATTTTGTGCTGGTAGATACCGGGGCAGGTATTTCTAAAACAGTATTGGGTTTTGTTGCTGCTGCTGAGGAAGTTTTGGTGGTGCTGACCCCTGAGCCTACCTCCTTAACGGATGCTTACGGATTGATCAAAGTTTTGTCTAAATATCATGTGCATGATCAAATAATGGTGGTGGTTAACCGGGCTGGTAATGAGAAGGAGGCCAGGAAAACCTATCAAACCATGGAAACCACAGCCAAGCGATTTTTACAAGTACAACTAACCTATTTAGGATTTATCCCTGATGATAACACAGTGGTTCAGGCGGTAAAACGACAACAACCCTTTATCTTAATGGCACCTGGCTCTGTTGCTTCCCAAGGTGTCATCAGAATAGTCAATAAGTTGCTGTTGGGACAAGAAGAGGAACCAAGGGGCATACATAGTTTCTTTGGTAAATTGATGCGTTTATTCGGCTAG
- the flhB gene encoding flagellar biosynthesis protein FlhB: MAEGSQEKTEKATPRRLQEARKKGQVPKSADLNGAILLLIAGLFALLAKDNIIFQLQRYFFTYFNNFIRYQNQDSYIVKIMSDFAINVFVVFLPFLLVLMVVALGINLAQIGFLFAPEVIKPKIEKLNPINGLKNMFSGRAMFELVKALMKIIIVGWVIYAAVMGEMANLLAIFHSPPQTLLNQVLTVALKVILWGATVYLGIALLDLIYQRYAYQKQMKMSKQEVKDEYKQTEGDPQIKGWLRRQQRQLLANLVRKEVPQATVVVTNPTHFAVALKYEKTMDAPMVVAKGADLLAKQIREIAKQHDVPVIENVEVARFLYANVEIGQSIPVEMYKAVAEILAMVYRLKNQ, from the coding sequence ATGGCTGAAGGTTCTCAGGAAAAAACCGAAAAGGCGACGCCCAGGCGATTGCAGGAGGCTCGCAAGAAAGGCCAGGTACCCAAGAGTGCCGACCTTAATGGAGCTATCCTGCTGTTAATAGCTGGTTTGTTTGCCCTGTTAGCCAAAGATAACATCATTTTTCAACTCCAGAGGTATTTCTTTACTTATTTTAATAACTTTATCCGCTACCAGAATCAGGACAGTTACATAGTAAAAATCATGTCCGATTTTGCCATTAATGTATTTGTTGTTTTTTTGCCCTTTTTACTTGTTTTAATGGTGGTGGCCTTGGGGATAAATTTGGCCCAGATTGGTTTTTTATTTGCCCCTGAGGTTATCAAACCTAAAATTGAAAAGCTAAATCCAATAAATGGGCTCAAGAATATGTTCAGTGGCCGGGCCATGTTTGAATTGGTCAAGGCACTGATGAAGATTATTATTGTTGGTTGGGTAATATATGCAGCTGTTATGGGAGAAATGGCCAACCTGCTGGCTATCTTTCACTCACCGCCCCAGACCTTGCTTAACCAGGTATTAACGGTGGCCCTTAAGGTAATTCTTTGGGGTGCTACGGTGTATCTGGGTATTGCTCTGTTAGATTTAATCTACCAGCGTTATGCCTACCAAAAGCAAATGAAAATGTCCAAACAGGAAGTTAAGGATGAATACAAGCAGACTGAGGGCGACCCGCAAATTAAGGGTTGGCTGCGTCGACAGCAGCGCCAGTTATTGGCCAATTTGGTGCGTAAGGAAGTACCCCAGGCCACTGTGGTGGTAACAAACCCTACTCACTTTGCTGTAGCTTTAAAATACGAAAAAACCATGGATGCTCCAATGGTGGTGGCCAAGGGCGCTGATCTTCTGGCCAAGCAAATTCGCGAAATTGCCAAGCAGCATGATGTTCCGGTAATTGAAAACGTGGAAGTGGCTCGCTTCCTTTATGCTAACGTGGAGATAGGTCAGAGCATCCCTGTAGAAATGTATAAGGCTGTGGCAGAGATTTTGGCTATGGTCTACCGGTTAAAGAACCAATAG